One segment of Mycobacterium spongiae DNA contains the following:
- the rplA gene encoding 50S ribosomal protein L1: MSKTSKAYRAAAEKIDRNNLYTPLQAAELAKETSSTKQDATVEVAIRLGVDPRKADQMVRGTVNLPHGTGKTARVAVFAVGEKADAAVAAGADVVGSDDLIERIQGGWLEFDAAIATPDQMAKVGRIARVLGPRGLMPNPKTGTVTPDVTKAVADIKGGKINFRVDKQANLHFVIGKASFDSTLLAENYGAALDEVLRLKPSSSKGRYLKKITVSTTTGPGIPVDPSITRNFAAEA, from the coding sequence ATGAGCAAAACCAGCAAGGCATATCGCGCTGCGGCCGAGAAGATCGACCGCAACAACCTCTATACGCCGCTGCAGGCCGCCGAGCTTGCCAAAGAAACGTCGTCGACCAAGCAGGACGCGACCGTCGAGGTGGCCATCCGGCTTGGGGTCGACCCGCGCAAGGCAGACCAGATGGTCCGCGGCACGGTCAACCTGCCACACGGCACCGGAAAAACTGCGCGAGTTGCGGTGTTCGCCGTGGGTGAAAAGGCGGATGCGGCCGTCGCCGCTGGGGCGGATGTCGTGGGCAGCGACGACCTGATCGAGCGGATTCAGGGCGGCTGGCTCGAATTCGACGCCGCGATCGCGACACCCGACCAAATGGCGAAAGTCGGTCGTATCGCTCGAGTCCTGGGTCCGCGCGGGTTGATGCCCAACCCCAAAACCGGCACCGTGACGCCAGACGTCACCAAAGCCGTTGCCGACATCAAAGGCGGCAAGATCAACTTCCGGGTAGACAAGCAGGCCAACCTGCACTTTGTCATTGGCAAAGCCTCGTTCGACTCCACACTGCTGGCAGAGAACTACGGAGCCGCCCTCGACGAGGTGCTGCGTCTCAAGCCGTCGTCGTCGAAGGGCCGCTACCTGAAGAAGATCACCGTATCGACGACCACGGGCCCGGGGATTCCCGTTGACCCGTCGATCACCCGGAACTTCGCCGCCGAGGCCTAG
- the mmaA4 gene encoding hydroxymycolate synthase MmaA4 encodes MADNPVGPTKTRTRSEDIQAHYDVSDDFFALFQDPTRTYSCAYFDPPELTLQDAQYAKIDLNLDKLDLRPGMTLLDIGCGWGTTMKRAVERFDVNVIGLTLSKNQHARCEQVLASVDTNRSRRVLLQGWEDFTQPVDRIVSIEAFEHFGHENYDDFFKRCFTIMPEDGRMTVQSSVSYHPFDMAARGKKLSFETARFIKFIITEIFPGGRLPSTAMMVEHGEKAGFVVPEPLSLRPHYIKTLRIWGDTLESNRDKAIETTSEEVYDRYMKYLRGCEHYFTDEMLDCSLVTYLKPGAVT; translated from the coding sequence ATGGCTGACAACCCAGTAGGTCCGACCAAGACGCGGACGCGCTCCGAGGACATCCAGGCGCACTACGACGTCTCCGACGACTTCTTCGCCTTGTTCCAGGACCCGACCAGGACCTACAGCTGCGCCTACTTCGATCCACCAGAGCTCACGCTCCAAGATGCTCAGTACGCCAAGATCGACCTGAACTTGGACAAGTTGGATCTCCGGCCCGGTATGACCCTGCTCGACATCGGGTGCGGTTGGGGCACCACCATGAAGCGTGCCGTCGAGCGGTTCGATGTCAACGTCATCGGCCTGACCCTGTCCAAGAACCAACACGCTCGCTGTGAGCAGGTGCTGGCTTCGGTCGACACCAACCGCTCCCGCCGAGTGCTGTTGCAAGGCTGGGAAGATTTCACCCAACCCGTCGACCGGATCGTGTCGATCGAGGCCTTCGAGCACTTCGGGCACGAGAACTATGACGACTTCTTCAAGCGGTGCTTCACCATCATGCCCGAGGACGGCAGGATGACCGTTCAAAGCAGCGTGAGCTACCACCCCTTCGACATGGCCGCCCGCGGTAAGAAGCTGAGTTTCGAGACCGCTCGCTTCATCAAATTCATCATCACCGAGATCTTCCCCGGCGGTCGCCTACCCTCCACCGCAATGATGGTCGAACATGGCGAGAAGGCCGGTTTCGTTGTCCCTGAACCACTTTCACTTCGCCCGCATTACATCAAGACGCTGCGGATCTGGGGGGACACGTTGGAGTCCAACAGGGACAAAGCCATCGAGACCACCTCTGAAGAGGTCTACGACCGATACATGAAGTATCTGCGCGGCTGCGAGCATTACTTCACTGACGAAATGCTCGATTGCAGCTTGGTGACCTACCTCAAGCCCGGCGCCGTTACCTAG
- the mmaA3 gene encoding methoxy mycolic acid synthase MmaA3 translates to MSDKPAGTVCTPSNLEDVQAHYDLSNEFFALFQDPTRTYSCAYFEREDMTLHEAQLAKLDLTLGKLGLEPGMTLLDIGCGWGSTMKRAIEKYDVNVVGLTLSKNQHAYCQQVLDEVDSNRTHQVLLRDWAEFSDPVDRIVTIEALEHFGFHRYDDFFKFAYEAMPADGVMLLHSITGLHPKQVMARGIPVTMEWAKFIKFILAEIFPGGRLPMIESVEEHAEKVGFTVTRRQSLQPDFARTLDLWAEALEARKDEAIEIQSEEVYERYIKYLTGCAKAFRMGYIDCNQFTLAK, encoded by the coding sequence ATGTCTGACAAACCAGCGGGCACCGTGTGCACGCCGTCAAATCTTGAAGACGTGCAGGCACACTACGACCTGTCGAATGAGTTCTTCGCGCTGTTCCAGGACCCGACCCGCACGTATAGCTGCGCATACTTCGAACGCGAGGACATGACTCTGCACGAAGCGCAGCTCGCCAAGCTCGACCTGACGCTCGGCAAGCTCGGCCTCGAGCCCGGGATGACCCTGCTCGACATCGGCTGCGGCTGGGGCTCCACCATGAAGCGCGCCATCGAGAAGTATGACGTCAACGTGGTCGGGCTAACGCTGTCGAAGAACCAGCACGCCTACTGCCAACAGGTGCTCGACGAGGTCGATAGCAATCGGACGCACCAGGTGCTGTTGCGCGACTGGGCCGAGTTCAGCGATCCGGTAGACCGCATCGTCACCATTGAGGCGCTCGAGCACTTCGGCTTCCACCGCTACGACGACTTCTTCAAATTCGCCTACGAGGCCATGCCTGCTGACGGCGTGATGCTGCTGCACTCGATCACGGGTCTGCACCCCAAGCAGGTGATGGCGCGCGGGATACCAGTCACGATGGAGTGGGCCAAGTTCATCAAGTTCATCCTGGCCGAAATTTTCCCGGGCGGCAGGCTGCCCATGATCGAGTCCGTGGAAGAACACGCGGAAAAGGTGGGTTTCACCGTGACCCGTCGCCAGTCGCTGCAGCCGGATTTTGCCAGGACCCTCGACCTGTGGGCGGAGGCCCTGGAGGCGCGCAAGGACGAGGCCATCGAGATTCAATCCGAAGAGGTCTACGAGCGGTACATCAAATACCTCACCGGCTGCGCCAAGGCCTTCCGGATGGGCTACATCGACTGCAACCAGTTCACCCTGGCCAAGTAG
- the mmaA1 gene encoding mycolic acid methyltransferase MmaA1, whose protein sequence is MTKLTPYYADSQAAYDISDDFFALFLDPTWVYTCAYFERESMTLEEAQLAKLDLALDKLNLEPGMTLLDVGCGWGGALVRAVEKYDVNVIGLTLSKNHYQRSRDRLATTPTRRHAEARLQGWEEFDEKVDRIVSFEAFDAFRKERYGAFFERSYDILPDDGRMLLHSLFTYDRRWLHQQGIALTMSDLRFLKFLRESIFPGGELPSEPDIVDNARINGFCLDRIQLLPQHYARTLDMWAANLAAARDRAIAVQSEEVYNNFMHYLTGCAERFRRGLINVAQFTLTK, encoded by the coding sequence ATGACCAAGCTGACACCGTATTACGCAGACTCACAAGCCGCGTATGACATCTCGGATGACTTCTTCGCATTGTTCCTAGACCCCACCTGGGTCTATACCTGCGCCTACTTCGAACGCGAGAGCATGACCCTCGAGGAGGCCCAACTCGCCAAGCTGGATCTGGCCCTGGACAAACTGAACCTGGAACCGGGTATGACGCTGCTCGACGTCGGGTGCGGGTGGGGTGGAGCGCTGGTCCGCGCCGTGGAGAAGTACGACGTCAACGTGATCGGCCTCACCCTGAGCAAGAACCACTATCAGCGCAGCCGGGACCGGCTGGCGACCACTCCCACGCGCCGCCACGCCGAGGCCCGACTGCAGGGCTGGGAAGAGTTCGACGAAAAAGTAGACCGGATCGTCAGCTTTGAGGCATTCGATGCGTTCCGTAAGGAACGCTACGGCGCATTCTTCGAACGCTCGTACGACATCCTGCCGGACGACGGTCGGATGCTGTTGCACAGCTTGTTCACCTACGACCGCAGGTGGTTGCACCAGCAGGGTATTGCGCTGACGATGAGCGACCTGCGGTTCCTGAAATTCCTGCGCGAATCGATCTTTCCCGGTGGCGAACTTCCCTCCGAACCCGACATCGTCGACAACGCGCGAATCAATGGGTTCTGTCTCGACCGCATCCAGCTGCTGCCGCAGCACTACGCACGGACCCTCGACATGTGGGCCGCCAATTTGGCGGCAGCCCGGGATCGCGCGATCGCCGTGCAGTCCGAAGAGGTCTACAACAATTTCATGCACTATCTGACCGGCTGCGCCGAACGCTTTCGCCGGGGCTTGATCAATGTGGCGCAGTTCACCCTCACCAAGTAG
- a CDS encoding ABC1 kinase family protein translates to MSSTKHREVVKLDRVPLPVEAARVAATGWQVTRTAARLATKLPGKGALQHKVIKEIPQTFADLGPTYVKFGQIIASSPGAFGESLSREFRGLLDRVPPANTDEVHKLFVEEFGDEPANLFATFDEEPFASASIAQVHYATLHSGEDVVVKIQRPGIRRRVTADLQILKRFAQAVELAKLGRRLSAQDVVADFADNLAEELDFRLEAQSMEAWVSHLHASPLGRNIRVPHVHWDFTTERVLTMERVHGIRIDDAAAIRKAGFDGVELVKALLFSVFEGGLRHGLFHGDLHAGNLYVDDEGRIVFFDFGIMGRIDPRTRWLLRELVYALLVKKDHAAAGKIVVLMGAVGTMKPEAEAAKDLEKFATPLTMQSLGDMSYADIGRQLSALADAYDVKLPRELVLIGKQFLYVERYMKLLAPKWQMMSDPQLTGYFANFMVEVSREHQSDVEV, encoded by the coding sequence ATGAGTTCTACAAAACACCGCGAGGTGGTCAAGCTTGACCGGGTGCCGCTGCCGGTTGAAGCGGCCCGGGTAGCCGCCACCGGATGGCAGGTCACCCGCACCGCCGCTCGGCTGGCCACGAAGCTGCCGGGCAAGGGTGCGTTGCAGCACAAGGTCATCAAAGAGATCCCCCAGACCTTTGCCGACCTCGGTCCGACGTACGTGAAGTTCGGGCAAATCATCGCGTCGAGCCCCGGGGCGTTCGGAGAGTCGCTCTCCCGCGAATTCCGCGGCCTTCTCGACCGGGTGCCACCCGCTAATACCGACGAGGTACACAAGCTCTTCGTCGAGGAGTTCGGGGACGAGCCGGCCAATCTTTTCGCCACTTTCGACGAGGAGCCGTTCGCGTCGGCGTCCATCGCGCAGGTCCACTACGCGACGCTACACAGCGGCGAGGACGTCGTTGTCAAGATCCAGCGGCCCGGTATCCGCCGCCGGGTCACCGCAGACCTGCAGATCCTGAAGCGGTTCGCGCAGGCCGTCGAATTGGCCAAGCTGGGCCGCCGACTGTCTGCCCAAGACGTGGTCGCCGACTTCGCCGACAACCTGGCCGAAGAGCTGGACTTTCGACTCGAGGCGCAGTCGATGGAAGCCTGGGTCTCTCATCTGCACGCCTCACCGTTGGGTCGCAATATCCGGGTACCGCACGTGCATTGGGATTTCACCACCGAACGAGTGCTGACCATGGAGCGGGTGCACGGAATCCGCATCGACGACGCGGCCGCCATCCGCAAGGCGGGGTTCGACGGTGTCGAGCTGGTGAAGGCGCTGCTGTTCTCGGTCTTCGAAGGCGGCCTGCGGCATGGGTTGTTCCACGGCGACTTACACGCGGGCAACCTCTACGTCGACGACGAGGGCCGCATCGTGTTCTTCGACTTCGGGATCATGGGCCGCATCGATCCCCGAACCCGCTGGCTGCTACGTGAGCTCGTGTATGCCCTGCTGGTGAAGAAAGACCATGCCGCGGCCGGCAAGATCGTCGTGCTGATGGGCGCCGTGGGGACCATGAAACCCGAAGCCGAGGCCGCCAAGGATCTGGAGAAGTTCGCCACCCCGCTCACCATGCAATCGCTGGGCGATATGTCGTATGCGGACATCGGCCGCCAGCTCTCGGCGCTCGCCGACGCCTACGACGTCAAACTGCCGCGCGAACTGGTGTTGATCGGCAAGCAGTTCCTCTACGTCGAGCGGTACATGAAACTGCTGGCGCCGAAGTGGCAGATGATGTCCGACCCGCAACTGACCGGCTACTTCGCCAACTTCATGGTCGAAGTCAGCCGCGAGCATCAATCCGACGTCGAGGTCTAA
- a CDS encoding alpha/beta fold hydrolase: MLTTSGVARRETPDGVVELYYEELGNPAGPPALLIMGLGAQLPMWPDGFCAQLVDAGYRVVRFDHRDTGLSAKMHGLRADGSVYRRIGRYLLGKPSPVPYTLIDMTQDVVALLDHLRITRAHIVGASLGGMIAQILAGTQQARVASLGIIMSTTGKPLSAPPAWRVIKRAFDSPPKDASVEEKLAFEVRNIAVFNGPNFLPSDGALRNRVQQLAERCNYPPGIVRQFDAVLGTGSLLAYSKAISAPTVVLHGSVDPMLRPRNGRGVAAAIPGARFVVVDGMGHDLPEPVWRPIVETLTENFALAD; encoded by the coding sequence GTGCTGACCACAAGCGGCGTAGCTCGCCGGGAGACGCCTGACGGCGTCGTCGAGCTCTACTACGAGGAGCTCGGCAACCCAGCCGGTCCTCCGGCGCTGCTCATCATGGGCCTGGGCGCACAGCTGCCGATGTGGCCGGACGGCTTTTGCGCCCAACTGGTCGACGCCGGATACCGAGTCGTCCGGTTCGACCACCGAGACACGGGGTTGTCGGCCAAGATGCACGGACTGCGCGCGGACGGCTCGGTCTACCGGCGCATCGGCCGCTACTTGCTGGGCAAACCCAGCCCAGTGCCCTACACCCTGATCGACATGACGCAGGACGTCGTCGCTCTCCTGGATCATCTGCGCATTACGCGAGCCCACATCGTGGGCGCCTCCCTCGGCGGGATGATCGCGCAGATCCTCGCCGGCACCCAGCAGGCGCGGGTGGCGTCGCTGGGCATCATCATGTCGACCACGGGCAAACCACTGTCGGCACCACCGGCCTGGCGGGTTATCAAGCGAGCGTTCGACTCGCCACCCAAGGACGCGTCCGTCGAGGAGAAATTGGCCTTCGAGGTGCGCAATATCGCAGTGTTCAACGGCCCGAACTTCCTGCCATCCGACGGCGCGCTACGCAATCGCGTCCAGCAGCTGGCGGAACGTTGCAACTATCCGCCGGGCATCGTGCGCCAGTTCGACGCCGTGCTGGGCACCGGCAGCCTGCTGGCCTACAGCAAGGCGATCTCCGCGCCTACCGTGGTGCTGCACGGTTCGGTGGATCCGATGCTGCGGCCACGCAACGGGCGGGGCGTGGCCGCGGCCATCCCAGGTGCTCGCTTTGTCGTGGTCGATGGAATGGGCCATGACCTTCCCGAGCCCGTGTGGCGTCCTATCGTTGAAACTCTCACCGAGAACTTCGCCCTTGCCGACTAA
- a CDS encoding DinB family protein: protein MSDERGALREFLAYHQSAYFAVSHGLTDEQARATPSVSALSIGGLVKHATGVQRNWMARVAAAPQAPPRDPRPFDEIAEEFSDEFVMRSDDTLAGLLREFETENAKSLRLVEIADLDAAVPVPAEIPWFPPDIEAWSVRWVILHVINELARHAGHADIVRESIDGATMYELIAAQEHWKPQPWLSPWRRPE, encoded by the coding sequence GTGAGCGACGAGCGCGGCGCGCTGCGGGAGTTCCTTGCGTATCACCAGAGCGCCTACTTCGCGGTGTCGCATGGCCTCACCGACGAGCAAGCCAGGGCCACGCCGTCGGTCAGCGCTCTGTCGATCGGCGGGCTGGTCAAGCATGCCACCGGTGTGCAGCGCAATTGGATGGCACGCGTCGCCGCGGCACCCCAAGCACCACCTCGAGACCCCCGCCCGTTCGACGAGATCGCCGAGGAATTCTCCGACGAGTTCGTGATGCGCTCCGACGACACGCTGGCGGGGCTGCTGCGGGAATTCGAAACAGAGAATGCGAAATCGCTGCGGTTGGTGGAAATTGCGGACTTGGACGCCGCAGTGCCGGTTCCGGCTGAGATTCCATGGTTTCCCCCCGATATCGAAGCCTGGTCGGTGCGGTGGGTCATCCTGCACGTCATCAACGAGCTGGCCCGCCACGCCGGACACGCCGACATCGTCCGCGAGAGCATCGACGGCGCCACCATGTATGAACTGATCGCCGCGCAGGAGCACTGGAAACCGCAGCCGTGGCTGTCGCCCTGGCGACGGCCTGAGTAG
- a CDS encoding NEW3 domain-containing protein encodes MQVVSAESTELFVGPADEPLQLARVTVTGCTEPTSIRIDGPGVRGQAAATIGDCVIEIPVTVEAPVVGERRAARVQPGDRPGLPFEFVVAEPGWTMFMVSHFHYDPVWWNTQGAYTSRWTEDPPGRARQANGFALVAAHLEMARREPEYKFVLAEVDYLKPYWDAHPEDRADLRRFLAQGRVEVMGGTYNEPNTNLTSPETTIRNLVHGIGFQRDVLGADPATAWQLDVFGHDPQFPGMAADAGLTSSSWARGPHHQWGPAHGGSESGGVERMQFCSEFEWIAPSGRGLLTHYMPAHYSAGWWMDSSTSLAEAQDATYALFGQLKEVALTRNVLLPVGTDYTPPNKWVTAIHRDWGARYTWPRFVCGLPREFFAAVRAELTERGVEPSPQTRDMNPIYTGKDVSYIDTKQANRAAENAVLDAERFAVFAALLSGAEYPQAPLAKAWVQLAYGAHHDAITGSESDQVYLDLLTGWRDAWELGRAARDNSLALLSSVVAGSDDTVVVWNPLTHQRSDVVTASIDPPVDAGVRVLDADGTEVPVQVEHDGRSVTWLARDVPSLGWRAYRLSPADDVAGWQSVAGTEIANEHFRLAADADRGGAVRSLVHQGRQLIADGGLGNELAVYEEYPAHPTQGEGPWHLLPKGPVVCSSESVASVRAYHGPLGQRLVVAGRIDTVLSYTQTLTLWHGVARVDCRTTIDGFTGSDRLLRLRWPCPVPGAMPVSEVGDAVVGRGFALLHDGPESVDTAQHLWTLDNPAYGWFGLSSAMRVRVGDAVRAVSVAEVVSPAEAMSGPLARDLMVALVRASVTATCSGADKPRYGHLDVDSNLPDTRIALGGPDRNTFTKAVLASADPEYTAELESQLASTGRARVWVPAAAESTPLAAAWLPGADLRAPRALPVLVIDGSDDTNLRTEIASVADDLADAEIVVTQRVGSGMEPFEARTVALLNRGVPSFAVDVDGTLHTALMRSCTGWPSGVWIDEPRRTAPDGSSFQLQHWTHHFDYALVCGAGDWRDAGIPAHSARFSHPLLVMPARDRGVNLSRVGSLLRLEPAESVHLGALKAAGNPLASGSGNPVDPAAVALRLVETSGTGARVALDCDLGAIQTGELADLLETPVGVLAGRTRSSDLDGFQVATMLARFDLPKVLDADGMALAPHAEAAQPLYARYWLHNRGPAPLGGLPAVAYVHPQSATATPGSDVVLRLTAASDCTDSALTGVVVLRCADGWSATPPELPFTLSSGQHLEADVVVRIPDETSPGLYPIRAALRVTDTAVPVAWRQAVEDVCVVAVGAREDVGELLYLVDGPTDVELAAGDSAQLSIAVGTDACADVAIEAHLISPWGTWEWIGPAVLGATLRARGTAQLVFDVTPPHSLEPGQWWALVRVGCAGRLVYTPAVRVTVT; translated from the coding sequence ATGCAGGTGGTTTCGGCGGAGTCTACCGAGCTTTTTGTAGGCCCGGCCGACGAGCCGCTGCAGCTGGCGCGCGTCACGGTCACCGGGTGCACGGAGCCGACGTCGATTCGCATCGATGGCCCAGGGGTGCGTGGCCAGGCGGCCGCCACGATCGGCGACTGCGTCATCGAGATTCCGGTTACGGTCGAGGCGCCGGTTGTCGGCGAACGCCGCGCCGCCCGGGTGCAGCCCGGCGACAGGCCCGGGCTGCCCTTCGAGTTCGTCGTCGCCGAGCCGGGGTGGACGATGTTCATGGTCAGCCACTTCCACTACGACCCGGTGTGGTGGAACACCCAGGGCGCCTATACCAGCCGATGGACCGAAGACCCGCCCGGACGAGCCCGCCAGGCCAACGGCTTCGCATTGGTGGCGGCGCACTTGGAAATGGCGCGCCGCGAGCCTGAGTACAAATTCGTGCTGGCCGAGGTGGACTACCTCAAGCCGTATTGGGACGCCCACCCCGAGGACCGCGCTGACCTGCGCCGATTCCTTGCGCAAGGCCGAGTCGAAGTGATGGGCGGCACCTACAACGAACCCAACACCAACCTGACAAGTCCCGAGACCACCATCCGCAACTTGGTACACGGCATCGGGTTTCAGCGCGACGTGCTCGGGGCGGACCCGGCGACCGCATGGCAGCTCGACGTGTTCGGCCACGATCCGCAGTTTCCCGGAATGGCCGCCGATGCCGGGCTGACGTCGAGTTCGTGGGCACGGGGGCCGCACCACCAATGGGGCCCGGCGCACGGCGGCTCGGAAAGTGGCGGGGTCGAGCGGATGCAGTTTTGCAGCGAGTTCGAGTGGATCGCGCCTTCCGGGCGTGGGCTGTTGACCCATTACATGCCGGCGCATTATTCGGCGGGCTGGTGGATGGACTCTTCGACGTCGCTGGCCGAGGCGCAAGACGCCACCTACGCGCTGTTCGGTCAGCTCAAGGAGGTCGCGCTGACCCGCAACGTGCTGCTGCCGGTCGGCACCGATTACACTCCGCCGAACAAGTGGGTCACCGCGATCCACCGCGACTGGGGCGCCCGCTACACCTGGCCGCGATTCGTGTGCGGGCTACCACGGGAGTTCTTCGCGGCGGTTCGCGCCGAACTGACCGAGCGCGGTGTTGAGCCGTCGCCGCAGACCCGCGACATGAACCCGATCTACACCGGCAAGGACGTGTCGTACATCGACACCAAACAAGCCAACCGGGCCGCGGAGAACGCCGTCCTGGATGCCGAGCGATTCGCCGTATTCGCTGCTTTGCTGAGCGGCGCCGAGTACCCGCAGGCGCCGTTGGCCAAGGCCTGGGTGCAGCTGGCCTACGGCGCACACCACGACGCGATCACCGGCTCGGAATCCGACCAGGTCTACCTCGATCTGCTCACCGGTTGGCGCGACGCATGGGAATTGGGCCGGGCCGCGCGGGACAACTCGCTGGCGCTGCTGTCCAGCGTCGTCGCTGGTTCGGACGACACGGTGGTCGTATGGAACCCGCTGACCCACCAGCGCAGCGATGTCGTCACTGCCAGCATTGACCCGCCGGTCGACGCCGGCGTGCGAGTCCTGGACGCCGACGGCACCGAGGTGCCCGTGCAGGTCGAGCACGACGGACGATCGGTGACCTGGCTGGCTCGCGATGTGCCGTCGCTCGGCTGGCGGGCGTACCGGCTGAGTCCCGCCGACGACGTGGCCGGTTGGCAGTCGGTTGCCGGCACGGAGATCGCCAACGAGCACTTCCGGCTGGCCGCGGACGCCGACCGCGGCGGAGCGGTGCGGTCGCTGGTTCATCAGGGCCGCCAGCTGATCGCTGACGGCGGGCTGGGAAATGAGCTCGCCGTCTACGAGGAATACCCAGCGCACCCAACGCAGGGGGAGGGCCCGTGGCATCTGCTGCCCAAGGGGCCGGTGGTCTGCTCGTCGGAATCGGTCGCTTCGGTGCGGGCCTACCACGGGCCGCTGGGGCAACGGCTGGTCGTGGCGGGCCGGATCGACACGGTACTGAGCTACACCCAGACCCTGACCTTGTGGCACGGCGTGGCTCGGGTGGACTGCCGCACGACCATCGACGGGTTCACCGGGTCAGATCGCTTGCTGCGGCTGCGCTGGCCGTGCCCGGTGCCGGGCGCGATGCCGGTCAGTGAGGTCGGCGACGCCGTTGTCGGTCGCGGATTCGCGTTGCTGCACGACGGCCCCGAATCGGTGGACACCGCACAGCATCTGTGGACGCTGGACAACCCGGCGTACGGCTGGTTCGGTCTGTCCTCGGCGATGCGGGTGCGCGTCGGCGACGCGGTGCGGGCAGTGTCAGTCGCCGAGGTCGTCTCGCCGGCGGAGGCGATGTCCGGCCCGCTCGCGCGCGACCTTATGGTCGCGTTGGTCCGCGCCAGTGTCACCGCCACGTGCAGCGGCGCGGACAAGCCGCGCTACGGCCACCTCGACGTCGACTCCAATCTGCCGGACACGCGGATTGCGCTGGGTGGGCCCGACCGCAACACCTTCACCAAGGCCGTACTGGCCAGCGCCGACCCGGAGTACACCGCGGAACTCGAAAGCCAACTCGCGAGCACCGGGCGGGCCAGAGTGTGGGTGCCCGCGGCCGCCGAATCCACGCCGTTGGCCGCGGCGTGGCTGCCCGGTGCCGACCTTCGCGCACCGCGGGCGCTGCCGGTGTTGGTGATCGACGGCTCCGATGACACGAACCTGCGGACCGAGATCGCGTCGGTGGCCGACGACCTGGCGGACGCCGAGATCGTCGTCACGCAGCGGGTCGGATCGGGGATGGAACCTTTCGAGGCCCGTACGGTTGCGTTGCTCAACCGCGGGGTGCCCAGCTTCGCCGTCGACGTCGACGGGACCTTGCATACCGCGCTGATGCGGTCCTGCACCGGGTGGCCGTCCGGCGTCTGGATCGACGAACCGCGCCGCACCGCGCCGGACGGCTCCAGCTTTCAACTCCAGCACTGGACCCATCATTTCGACTACGCATTAGTCTGCGGCGCCGGCGATTGGCGGGATGCCGGGATCCCGGCTCACAGCGCACGGTTCTCCCACCCACTGCTCGTCATGCCCGCACGCGACCGCGGAGTCAACCTGTCGCGCGTCGGTTCGTTGTTGCGTCTTGAGCCGGCCGAATCGGTGCACCTGGGAGCTCTCAAAGCGGCAGGCAACCCCTTGGCCAGCGGCAGCGGGAATCCGGTCGACCCGGCTGCGGTGGCGCTGCGGTTGGTGGAGACGAGCGGGACTGGTGCGCGCGTCGCGCTGGACTGCGACCTCGGCGCCATACAGACGGGCGAGCTGGCCGATCTGTTGGAGACCCCGGTCGGAGTGCTGGCGGGGCGCACACGGTCATCGGATCTCGACGGGTTCCAGGTCGCCACGATGCTGGCCCGGTTTGACCTACCCAAGGTGCTCGATGCCGATGGAATGGCACTGGCCCCGCACGCCGAGGCCGCCCAGCCGCTCTATGCGCGCTATTGGCTGCACAACCGCGGTCCCGCGCCGCTGGGTGGGTTGCCGGCCGTCGCCTATGTGCATCCGCAATCGGCAACCGCCACGCCGGGCAGCGACGTGGTGTTGCGCCTGACTGCCGCCAGCGATTGCACCGATTCCGCGCTGACTGGCGTGGTTGTGCTCAGGTGCGCCGACGGTTGGTCGGCGACACCACCCGAGCTGCCGTTCACGCTATCCAGCGGGCAGCATCTCGAGGCCGACGTGGTGGTGCGCATCCCGGACGAAACTTCTCCGGGCCTATACCCCATCCGGGCCGCGCTGCGCGTCACAGACACGGCTGTACCGGTGGCCTGGCGCCAAGCGGTCGAAGACGTGTGCGTGGTCGCTGTCGGTGCTCGCGAAGATGTCGGCGAGCTGCTGTACCTCGTTGACGGGCCGACCGATGTCGAACTGGCCGCCGGCGACTCGGCCCAGCTGTCCATTGCGGTGGGCACCGATGCGTGCGCCGACGTTGCGATAGAGGCCCACCTGATCAGCCCGTGGGGAACCTGGGAGTGGATCGGCCCGGCGGTGCTCGGCGCCACGCTGCGGGCCCGGGGAACTGCCCAACTCGTCTTCGACGTGACCCCGCCGCACTCGCTGGAACCCGGACAGTGGTGGGCCCTTGTCCGAGTGGGTTGCGCGGGCAGGCTCGTCTACACGCCGGCGGTTAGGGTGACCGTGACATGA